One genomic window of Gracilinema caldarium DSM 7334 includes the following:
- the thiE gene encoding thiamine phosphate synthase, producing the protein MLPFDARLCLITDRSFCSSDDFFRILEISIDAGVTWVQFREKSGPNDRDIFELGKKVRALTARKGVPMIVNDRLDLAMALEADGIHLGQGDLPLEVAKKLWRPNKIYGLSVQTLEHAERARHDGADYLGLGSLFPTSSKNDAIMVHHQQIELIKMIGIPLIGIGGITPERIKEIRNLNLSGVAVISAIWGAPDPSAVVKQFIQQWNSLITC; encoded by the coding sequence ATGTTACCCTTTGATGCAAGGTTGTGCCTAATAACCGATCGTTCTTTCTGTTCCAGCGATGATTTTTTTAGAATTCTGGAAATTTCCATTGATGCTGGAGTTACCTGGGTTCAGTTTCGGGAAAAGTCCGGGCCTAACGATCGAGATATATTTGAATTAGGGAAAAAGGTTCGTGCACTGACTGCCAGAAAGGGTGTTCCAATGATCGTAAATGATCGTCTAGATCTAGCTATGGCTCTGGAGGCAGATGGAATCCATCTGGGACAAGGGGATCTGCCTCTTGAGGTTGCAAAAAAACTATGGAGGCCGAATAAAATATATGGTTTATCGGTACAAACTTTGGAACATGCGGAAAGAGCCCGCCATGACGGTGCTGATTATCTGGGCCTTGGCTCTCTATTCCCAACAAGCAGCAAAAATGATGCCATTATGGTCCATCATCAGCAGATTGAACTCATCAAAATGATAGGAATACCCCTAATTGGTATCGGAGGAATAACTCCCGAACGGATAAAGGAAATACGCAACCTCAATCTTTCAGGAGTTGCGGTTATATCCGCAATATGGGGAGCACCAGATCCTTCCGCGGTTGTAAAACAATTTATTCAACAATGGAACAGTCTTATAACATGTTAG